NNNNNNNNNNNNNNNNNNNNNNNNNNNNNNNNNNNNNNNNNNNNNNNNNNNNNNNNNNNNNNNNNNNNNNNNNNNNNNNNNNNNNNNNNNNNNNNNNNNNNNNNNNNNNNNNNNNNNNNNNNNNNNNNNNNNNNNNNNNNNNNNNNNNNNNNNNNNNNNNNNNNNNNNNNNNNNNNNNNNNNNNNNNNNNNNNNNNNNNNNNNNNNNNNNNNNNNNNNNNNNNNNNNNNNNNNNNNNNNNNNNNNNNNNNNNNNNNNNNNNNNNNNNNNNNNNNNNNNNNNNNNNNNNNNNNNNNNNNNNNNNNNNNNNNNNNNNNNNNNNNNNNNNNNNNNNNNNNNNNNNNNNNNNNNNNNNNNNNNNNNNNNNNNNNNNNNNNNNNNNNNNNNNNNNNNNNNNNNNNNNNNNNNNNNNNNNNNNNNNNNNNNNNNNNNNNNNNNNNNNNNNNNNNNNNNNNNNNNNNNNNNNNNNNNNNNNNNNNNNNNNNNNNNNNNNNNNNNNNNNNNNNNNNNNNNNNNNNNNNNNNNNNNNNNNNNNNNNNNNNNNNNNNNNNNNNNNNNNNNNNNNNNNNNNNNNNNNNNNNNNNNNNNNNNNNNNNNNNNNNNNNNNNNNNNNNNNNNNNNNNNNNNNNNNNNNNNNNNNNNNNNNNNNNNNNNNNNNNNNNNNNNNNNNNNNNNNNNNNNNNNNNNNNNNNNNNNNNNNNNNNNNNNNNNNNNNNNNNNNNNNNNNNNNNNNNNNNNNNNNNNNNNNNNNNNNNNNNNNNNNNNNNNNNNNNNNNNNNNNNNNNNNNNNNNNNNNNNNNNNNNNNNNNNNNNNNNNNNNNNNNNNNNNNNNNNNNNNNNNNNNNNNNNNNNNNNNNNNNNNNNNNNNNNNNNNNNNNNNNNNNNNNNNNNNNNNNNNNNNNNNNNNNNNNNNNNNNNNNNNNNNNNNNNNNNNNNNNNNNNNNNNNNNNNNNNNNNNNNNNNNNNNNNNNNNNNNNNNNNNNNNNNNNNNNNNNNNNNNNNNNNNNNNNNNNNNNNNNNNNNNNNNNNNNNNNNNNNNNNNNNNNNNNNNNNNNNNNNNNNNNNNNNNNNNNNNNNNNNNNNNNNNNNNNNNNNNNNNNNNNNNNNNNNNNNNNNNNNNNNNNNNNNNNNNNNNNNNNNNNNNNNNNNNNNNNNNNNNNNNNNNNNNNNNNNNNNNNNNNNNNNNNNNNNNNNNNNNNNNNNNNNNNNNNNNNNNNNNNNNNNNNNNNNNNNNNNNNNNNNNNNNNNNNNNNNNNNNNNNNNNNNNNNNNNNNNNNNNNNNNNNNNNNNNNNNNNNNNNNNNNNNNNNNNNNNNNNNNNNNNNNNNNNNNNNNNNNNNNNNNNNNNNNNNNNNNNNNNNNNNNNNNNNNNNNNNNNNNNNNNNNNNNNNNNNNNNNNNNNNNNNNNNNNNNNNNNNNNNNNNNNNNNNNNNNNNNNNNNNNNNNNNNNNNNNNNNNNNNNNNNNNNNNNNNNNNNNNNNNNNNNNNNNNNNNNNNNNNNNNNNNNNNNNNNNNNNNNNNNNNNNNNNNNNNNNNNNNNNNNNNNNNNNNNNNNNNNNNNNNNNNNNNNNNNNNNNNNNNNNNNNNNNNNNNNNNNNNNNNNNNNNNNNNNNNNNNNNNNNNNNNNNNNNNNNNNNNNNNNNNNNNNNNNNNNNNNNNNNNNNNNNNNNNNNNNNNNNNNNNNNNNNNNNNNNNNNNNNNNNNNNNNNNNNNNNNNNNNNNNNNNNNNNNNNNNNNNNNNNNNNNNNNNNNNNNNNNNNNNNNNNNNNNNNNNNNNNNNNNNNNNNNNNNNNNNNNNNNNNNNNNNNNNNNNNNNNNNNNNNNNNNNNNNNNNNNNNNNNNNNNNNNNNNNNNNNNNNNNNNTCTGATCCCATTGGGTTCACTCCAATCCCATTGGGTTCACTCCAATCCCATTACTCTGATCCCATTGGGTTCACTCCAATCCCATTGGGTTCACTCCAATCCCATTAGGATCCCTCCGATCCCATTACTCCAATCCCATTAGGATCCCTCCGATCCCATTACTCCGATCCCATTAGGATCCCTCTGATCCCATTACTCCGATCCCATTGGGATCCCTCCGATCCCATTACTCCGATCCCATTGGGATCCCTCCGATCCCATTACTCTGATCCCATCGGGATCCCTCCGCTCCCATCCAGCGCCGTCCCGGATCTCCTTGGGATGAAAATCCCCATCAACTCTCGCTCATCTCCGTCCCCGTTTTGGGGCAAAACCATCGGAAACGCGGATTTTCCCACTGGGATTCGGGGCCGTTCCCGTCACTGCCGCGGTCCCATGGCCCCTCGGATTTCCCGGGGGGTTTTTTTGGGCTCAGAACCGCGCAATTTGGCCAAGTTTTGTCCCGCCCTTACGCCGTcgttttgggtttttttccccattttccccccattttttttttgctacgTGGACTTTCCAAAAACTCCGagtttttggggtttttttcctcgtttttttcccccattttttccGCCGTGTcggtgtttgttttctctctccactTTGGCCTATGGGGCACAGTGATGATTTTGGGGCTGAAATCCCCGTTTTCTCCCGGTTTCGCCCGGCGTCTGAGGGATGgattttggggggaggggggaaaacGAAGAAAAAcgttaaaaattttttttaaaaaaagcaaaaaatggaaGGATTTCAGCAAAAGAATACGAAAAGAATGGAAGTTGGAGGATTTGGGGGgttttttccccaaaagggaTGGGTGGAAagtgagttttttttaattatttctctaTTATGAGGATGGGTGGAAGACGCCGGATTTGGGAAGGTTggaatggacaaaaaaaaaggtcgAAAAAcggcaaaaaaaagaaaaaaaaaaagggaacgtcagggagaagggggaaaaaacgGTCGTCATCGTCAATCGGAAATGGTAGGAAAcgagaggagggaaggaagagcgGAAGGCGGACGGAACTGCCCAAAACTGGGGCGAAAAAACGAGAAaatggaccaaaaaaaaaaaaaagaagaaaggaggaggatgggCCATGGACACCGGGTTCCGATTTGGGGGAAAATGGGCCATTTTTGGCTGCTCGTCGTTCGTCGCTGAGTTCCTCCGTCTGTAGTAATAAATTAGAGCCTAGAGCGGCGCGTGGCTCGTTTTGGGGTGAAAAACGGGGGTTTTGGGGCGGTAGAAGTGGCGGTTTTGGGTCGATTTGGGGGGGTTTTAGGGTCTTTATTTTGGTCGCACTGTTGAGGTTCGGTAGAACTCGATGGGTTCCCTTCGTAGAGGGGAAAATGGATGAGGAAAATGGTGGGAAAAAGGGCAAAATTGGGGGAAAATATAGGTTTCTTTGGGCATCGTGgtgaagaaaagatggaaattgGGTCAGGAATGGGGACGATGCTTTGGGAAATGAAAGGCGATCCCGGAACCGGCCCCAAAACGGCTCCAATTTACCCCAAATCGCTGCCCTGAAAAATGGAGGTGATGGGGATTcttggaagtgaaaaaaaaaagaaaacgggcaaaaaaaggggaggaagggaatgGGGTGGAATGGGGAGGGAATGGGCGAGCCAAAAATGAACGCTTTTCGACGCggaaaatggggaagaaaaggcaaatttaGGGCAGGGGGAGGGGTCGGGAATTGGTAATATCGGTTTTTATTTAAGTTATCCTCACGCGGAGAGTTCACTTCGGGGCAGAAATTGTCCCAAAACGCCCCAAAATCCACTCGGTcggggggaaggggggggatttttttttggtggggggcGTAGGACTCGGACCCCCCACCCCAAAACCGGAGCTGGAACGGGGCTGCTCGAACCCACGCGGTTCTCATGGCCGCCCCCAACGCGACGTCCAACCCACGGTGTTCGGGGGGAAAACGCACCCCCATGTTGCCCGATTTTGGGTTTTTTCGCCCCATTTTGGCCAACGAGGAGATGGGANGCGGCACGGGGACAGACGGACGTTGGGATGCGTGCGTTCCCATTTCCGGGTCTGTTTGCGGACGGTGATCCATTGGGATCCATCCGTTCCCATTTCTGGGTCCATACGGGGATGTCCACCCCTTGGGATCCATCCGTTCCCGTTTCcgggtctgtcttgggacacTGATCCACTGGGATCCCTCTGTTCCCATTTCCATGTCCATATGGGGACGTCCACCCACTGGGATCCATCTGTTCCCATTTCTGGGTCTGTTTGTGGACACTGATCCATTAGGATCCATCCGTTCCCATTTCCGGGTCTGTTTGGGGATGCTGATCCATTGGGATCCATCCGTTCCCATTTCCGGGTCTGTTTCCGGAGACTGATCCACTGGGATCCATGAGTTCCCATTTCCGGGTCTTTCTTGGGACGCTGATCCATTGGGATCCATCCGTTCCCATtttggggtctctatggggacGTCCGCCCACTGGGATCCATCCGTTCTCATTTCcgggtctgtcttgggacacTGATCCATTGGGATCCATCCGTTCCCATTTCCGGGTCTGTTTATGGACATTGATCCAATGGGATCCATCCATTCCCATTTCcgggtctgtcttgggacacTGATCCATTGGGATCCATCTGTTCCCATTTCCGCGTTTGTATGGGGACATCCACCCATTGGGATCCATCCGTTCCCATTTCCGGGTCCATATGGGGACGTCCACCCACTGGGATCCATCTGTTCCCATTTCCGTGTCCATATGGGGACACTGATCCACTGGGATCCATCCGTTCCCATtttggggtctctatggggacGTCCACGCAGTGGGATCCATCCATTCCCCTTTCTTGGTCTGTTTGTGGACACTGATCCAATGGGATCCATCCATTCCCATTTCCAGGTCCATATGGGGTCGCTGATCCATTGGGATCCATCCGTTCCTGTTTCTGGGTCCATATGGGGACGTCCACCCATTGGGATCCATCCGTTCCCATtttggggtctctatggggacATCCACCCACTGGGATCCATGTGTTCCCATTTCCGGGTCTGTTTGCAGGCATTGAACCACTGGGATCCATCTGTTTCCGTTGATGGGTCCATATGGGGACATTCACCCACTGG
The sequence above is a segment of the Numida meleagris isolate 19003 breed g44 Domestic line unplaced genomic scaffold, NumMel1.0 unplaced_Scaffold518, whole genome shotgun sequence genome. Coding sequences within it:
- the LOC110391804 gene encoding uncharacterized protein LOC110391804 — translated: MGRKNPKSGNMGVRFPPEHRGLDVALGAAMRTAWVRAAPFQLRFWGGGSESYAPHQKKIPPLPPDRVDFGAFWDNFCPEVNSPREDNLNKNRYYQFPTPPPALNLPFLPHFPRRKAFIFGSPIPSPFHPIPFLPFFCPFSFFFHFQESPSPPFFRAAIWGKLEPFWGRFRDRLSFPKASSPFLTQFPSFLHHDAQRNLYFPPILPFFPPFSSSIFPSTKGTHRVLPNLNSATKIKTLKPPQIDPKPPLLPPQNPRFSPQNEPRAALGSNLLLQTEELSDERRAAKNGPFSPKSEPGVHGPSSSFLLFFFFGPFSRFFAPVLGSSVRLPLFLPSSRFLPFPIDDDDRFFPLLPDEIRDGAGWERRDPDGIRVMGSEGSQWDRSNGIGGIPMGSE